In Elaeis guineensis isolate ETL-2024a chromosome 1, EG11, whole genome shotgun sequence, a genomic segment contains:
- the LOC105038384 gene encoding auxin response factor 18 — MAIDASTELPAVDPQVWRACAGPAAKLPVVRSAVCYFPQGHAEQASSPPDFPAGGGRRPSFFLCRAAAIGFHADPDTDEVFARIFLDPRPPPPLPLSPEPPSSSVEEPDDGEAAAFAKVLTPSDANNGGGFSVPRFCADSIFPPLDMAAEPPVQNVTIRDIHGKVWTFRHIYRGTPRRHLLTTGWSKFVNAKKLVAGDSVVFIKNRHGLLYVGIRRASRSCAGGPHDYFRYAPQAAAPPAAAAPDCRSGRSEMNMGTGKGFSRNARGRIPAEAVLEAVRLAEMGRPFEVVHYPRASAADFVVGVEKVNAALRVPWTAGMRVRMSVETEGLSRTTVFRGTVSGTTVQDQAQWPLSPWRMLQVTWDEAEVSQHIQSVNPWQVELDSATPQMQTPNSDPKKPRLLQYPNLLMDAEERMFFPMTGMTNKMMANVAPSLFSYNMFPAGMQGARHNSISVTKLPSFAPSNTDNLHFDNQCSNGMHQKTAEVPKELNVASMPQSESSSPPSQGSIHFQHMELPATAVCNPNKENIRPPFQLFGRIIHIDESSDADADADADKGHQETTYRRVSAVEGCFP, encoded by the exons ATGGCGATCGATGCTTCTACCGAGCTCCCGGCGGTCGATCCCCAGGTCTGGCGAGCCTGCGCTGGCCCCGCCGCCAAGCTCCCTGTCGTGAGATCCGCTGTCTGCTACTTCCCCCAGGGCCACGCCGAGCAGGCCTCCTCCCCGCCCGACTTCCCCGCCGGGGGCGGCCGGCGCCCTTCGTTCTTCCTCTGCCGAGCGGCCGCCATCGGTTTCCACGCCGACCCCGACACCGACGAGGTCTTCGCTCGCATCTTCCTCGACCCCCGCCCGCCACCGCCGCTGCCTCTCTCGCCGGAGCCGCCGTCCTCCTCGGTGGAGGAGCCGGACGATGGTGAGGCAGCGGCGTTCGCCAAGGTTCTGACGCCGAGCGACGCGAACAATGGCGGGGGTTTCTCGGTGCCGAGGTTCTGCGCGGACTCGATATTTCCACCGCTGGACATGGCGGCGGAGCCGCCGGTCCAGAACGTGACGATCCGCGACATTCATGGGAAGGTGTGGACATTCCGGCATATCTACCGGGGGACACCTCGCCGGCACTTGCTGACCACCGGGTGGAGCAAGTTCGTCAACGCCAAGAAGCTTGTCGCCGGGGACTCGGTGGTCTTCATCAAGAACAGGCATGGCCTTCTCTACGTGGGAATCCGGCGAGCTTCGCGGTCCTGTGCCGGTGGACCGCACGACTACTTCCGCTACGCCCCCCAGGCTGCTGCTCCTCCTGCGGCGGCGGCGCCGGACTGCAGGTCTGGCAGGTCTGAGATGAATATGGGCACTGGAAAGGGATTTTCGAGGAATGCCAGGGGGAGGATTCCGGCGGAGGCGGTGCTGGAGGCGGTGAGGTTGGCGGAGATGGGCCGCCCATTTGAGGTGGTGCACTACCCGAGGGCCTCGGCGGCGGACTTTGTGGTTGGGGTGGAGAAGGTGAATGCGGCCTTGAGGGTTCCTTGGACTGCCGGGATGAGAGTCAGGATGTCAGTAGAGACAGAGGGATTGTCCAGGACAACGGTGTTCCGTGGAACGGTGTCCGGCACCACTGTCCAGGACCAAGCTCAGTGGCCCCTTTCTCCATGGCGGATGCTTCAG GTCACCTGGGATGAGGCAGAGGTTTCACAACACATTCAAAGTGTCAATCCTTGGCAAGTGGAGCTAGATTCTGCCACTCCTCAGATGCAAACCCCAAACTCTGACCCAAAGAAACCAAGGCTGTTACAGTATCCCAATTTACTTATGGATGCAGAGGAACGAATGTTCTTTCCGATGACAGGGATGACTAATAAAATGATGGCGAATGTAGCACCATCACTGTTCAGCTACAATATGTTTCCTGCTGGCATGCAGGGAGCCAGGCATAATTCGATCAGTGTAACCAAATTACCCAGTTTTGCCCCGAGTAATACTGATAACTTGCACTTTGATAATCAGTGTAGCAATGGCATGCACCAGAAAACAGCTGAGGTCCCTAAAGAATTAAATGTTGCGAGTATGCCACAATCGGAGAGCTCATCGCCTCCCAGCCAAGGTAGCATCCATTTCCAGCACATGGAGCTTCCTGCGACTGCAGTTTGCAATCCAAATAAGGAGAATATTAGGCCTCCTTTTCAGTTGTTTGGTCGGATCATCCACATAGATGAGTCCTCTGATGCTGATGCTGATGCTGATGCTGATAAAGGACACCAAGAGACTACG TATCGAAGAGTTTCGGCTGTGGAAGGATGCTTTCCATAA
- the LOC105038385 gene encoding V-type proton ATPase 16 kDa proteolipid subunit encodes MSSFSGDQTAPFFGFLGAAAALVFSCMGAAYGTAKSGVGVASMGVMRPELVMKSIVPVVMAGVLGIYGLIIAVIISTGINPKAKSYYLFDGYAHLSSGLACGLAGLSAGMAIGIVGDAGVRANAQQPKLFVGMILILIFAEALALYGLIVGIILSSRAGQSRAD; translated from the exons ATGTCGAGCTTCAGCGGCGACCAAACCGCCCCCTTCTTCGGATTTCTCGGCGCCGCGGCCGCCCTCGTCTTCTCCT gCATGGGGGCAGCGTATGGGACGGCGAAGAGCGGCGTGGGGGTGGCGTCCATGGGGGTGATGCGGCCGGAGCTGGTGATGAAGTCGATCGTGCCTGTGGTCATGGCTGGAGTGCTTGGGATCTACGGGTTGATCATAGCCGTGATCATTAGCACCGGTATCAACCCTAAGGCCAAGTCGTATTACCTCTTCGATGGCTACGCTCATCTTTCCTCCGGGCTGGCTTGTGGCCTTGCCGGGCTCTCTGCGGGCATGGCTATCGGCATCGTTGGCGATGCTGGAGTCCG GGCCAACGCACAGCAGCCAAAACTTTTTGTGGGCATGATTCTCATTCTCATTTTTGCTGAAGCACTTGCCCTTTATGGTCTCATTGTTGGCATCATCCTTTCCTCTCGAGCTGGCCAGTCTCGGGCGGACTAA